In Vigna unguiculata cultivar IT97K-499-35 chromosome 3, ASM411807v1, whole genome shotgun sequence, a single genomic region encodes these proteins:
- the LOC114177626 gene encoding respiratory burst oxidase homolog protein C: MGGASADLHHHESDIELTDAERSETNNNAGGSESKHGTDVELDSGRKSEAEAGEGHYVEVTMDIHGDSVALHSVKDFDGVEEEDEKLGLTGKRLEKKKSFGASVVQSAAIRMKQLKRLASFSKPAPKHFERTKSAVAHALTGLKFISMTDGGAGWDEVENRFQKLTANSDGYLPRTLFAQCLGLNKESEAYAEKLFDTLARQRGIQGGSINKIQLREFWDSISDQSFDTRLKTFFDMVDKDADGRITEEEIKEIICLSATANKLSNIQKQAEEYAALIMEELDPDDSGYIMIDSLETLLLHAPEETTRGESKNLSQMLSQKLKPTYVDSVILRWYRDAKYFLLDNWRRSWVLALWIGVMLGLFAYKFVQYRRRAVYEVMGHCVCMAKGAAETLKLNMALILLPVCRNTITWLRNKTKLGAVVPFDDNINFHKVIAVAIAIGVGVHAIYHLTCDFPRLLHASDEKYKLMEPFFGERPSDYWYFVKSWEGVTGIVMIVLMAIAFTLANPAFRRGRTKLPKPFNKLTGFNAFWYSHHLFVFVYALLVIHGIKLYLTKKWYKKTTWMYLAVPITIYALERLIRALRSSIKSVKILKVTLYPGNVLSLQMSKPQGFTYKSGQYMFVNCAAVSPFEWHPFSITSAPDDDYLSVHIKILGDWTRSLKTKFSQACQQPLNGQSGLLRAECLKGDNSSINFPKVLVDGPYGAPAQDYKEYEVVLLVGLGIGATPMISILKDMVKRLKGIEEEEVEEGAVAKSGDEFKTRRAYFYWVTREQGSFDWFKGVMNEVAEEDRRKVIELHSYCTSVYEEGDARSALIAMLQSINHAKNGLDIVSGTRVMSHFAKPNWRTVYKRIALNHPHARVGVFYCGPSALTHELRQLALDFSHNTSTKYDFHKENF; this comes from the exons atgggaGGAGCTTCTGCAGATCTTCACCACCATGAATCAGACATAGAACTAACTGATGCTGAAAGGTCTGAGACAAACAACAACGCAGGAGGTTCAGAGTCAAAACATGGTACTGATGTTGAACTTGACAGTGGCAGAAAATCTGAGGCAGAAGCTGGTGAGGGTCACTATGTTGAGGTCACCATGGACATTCATGGTGATTCTGTGGCCTTACACAGTGTTAAAGATTTTGATGGGGTGGAAGAGGAGGATGAAAAGCTGGGTTTGACAGGGAAGAGGCTTGAGAAGAAAAAATCGTTTGGTGCCTCTGTGGTTCAGAGTGCTGCAATCCGCATGAAGCAGCTGAAGCGTTTGGCTTCTTTCTCAAAACCAGCACCGAAACACTTCGAAAGAACGAAGTCTGCAGTGGCTCATGCTCTCACAGGGCTCAAGTTCATCAGCATGACCGATGGGGGTGCAGGGTGGGATGAGGTGGAGAACCGGTTTCAGAAGCTCACTGCTAACTCTGATGGCTATCTTCCTCGTACTCTCTTTGCACAATGCTTAG GATTGAACAAGGAATCCGAGGCTTATGCAGAGAAGCTTTTTGATACTCTTGCTAGGCAGAGAGGTATTCAAGGGGGTTCCATTAACAAGATCCAGTTGAGGGAGTTCTGGGACAGTATTTCTGACCAGAGCTTTGATACCAGGCTCAAAACATTCTTTGACAT GGTTGATAAAGATGCAGATGGAAGAATCACCGAGGAAGAAATTAAAGAG ATTATCTGCCTTAGCGCCACTGCGAACAAACTGTCAAACATTCAGAAGCAAGCAGAGGAATATGCAGCTTTGATCATGGAAGAACTGGACCCTGATGACTCAGGATACATCATG ATAGACAGCTTGGAAACACTTCTGTTGCATGCACCAGAGGAAACTACAAGAGGAGAAAGCAAGAACCTGAGTCAAATGCTAAGCCAAAAGCTTAAGCCAACGTATGTGGACAGTGTAATTTTGAGGTGGTACAGGGATGCCAAGTACTTTTTGCTGGACAATTGGCGAAGATCTTGGGTACTTGCCCTGTGGATTGGTGTGATGTTAGGCCTATTTGCCTATAAATTTGTGCAATATCGGAGAAGAGCTGTGTATGAGGTAATGGGCCATTGTGTATGCATGGCAAAAGGTGCAGCAGAGACTCTTAAATTGAACATGGCTCTCATCTTGTTACCTGTTTGCCGAAACACCATTACCTGGCTAAGAAACAAGACCAAACTTGGTGCTGTAGTTCCTTTCGACGACAACATCAACTTCCACAAG GTAATAGCTGTGGCAATAGCAATTGGTGTTGGTGTACATGCCATATATCATCTTACATGTGATTTTCCTCGGCTTCTTCATGCAAGTGATGAGAAGTACAAGCTGATGGAACCCTTTTTCGGAGAAAGACCTTCAGATTATTGGTATTTTGTGAAATCATGGGAAGGAGTAACAGGGATTGTAATGATAGTGCTGATGGCAATAGCTTTTACATTGGCCAATCCTGCATTCAGAAGAGGAAGAACCAAACTTCCCAAACCCTTCAACAAACTCACAGGTTTCAATGCCTTTTGGTATTCTCATCATCTCTTCGTTTTTGTCTATGCCCTGTTGGTTATTCATGGAATCAAACTTTACTTGACCAAGAAATGGTACAAGAAAACG ACATGGATGTATCTAGCTGTTCCCATCACCATTTATGCATTGGAAAGACTGATTAGAGCACTCAGATCAAGTATTAAGTCTGTCAAAATATTGAAG GTGACTCTTTATCCTGGAAATGTGTTATCACTTCAAATGTCAAAACCTCAGGGATTTACCTACAAAAGTGGACAATACATGTTTGTGAATTGTGCTGCTGTGTCTCCATTTGAATG GCATCCATTTTCCATAACTTCAGCCCCTGATGATGATTACCTAAGCGTTCACATCAAAATTCTTGGTGATTGGACCCGAAGTCTGAAAACCAAATTCTCGCAG GCATGCCAACAACCCCTCAATGGACAGAGTGGACTTCTAAGAGCAGAATGCTTGAAAGGAGATAACAGTTCAAT AAATTTCCCGAAGGTTCTGGTGGATGGACCATACGGGGCTCCGGCACAGGACTACAAGGAGTACGAGGTGGTTCTGCTGGTGGGGTTAGGAATAGGGGCTACCCCAATGATAAGTATTCTGAAGGACATGGTGAAGAGGTTGAAGGGGATAGAGGAGGAGGAAGTGGAGGAGGGAGCGGTGGCGAAGAGTGGTGATGAGTTCAAGACAAGGAGAGCATATTTCTACTGGGTGACGAGAGAGCAGGGTTCGTTCGACTGGTTCAAAGGGGTGATGAACGAGGTGGCGGAAGAGGATCGAAGGAAGGTGATAGAACTCCATAGCTACTGCACCAGCGTGTACGAAGAAGGTGATGCTCGTTCTGCTCTCATTGCGATGT